One genomic segment of Gopherus flavomarginatus isolate rGopFla2 chromosome 11, rGopFla2.mat.asm, whole genome shotgun sequence includes these proteins:
- the LOC127030923 gene encoding olfactory receptor 488-like encodes MSYDRYLAICRPLYYAALMNRQFCLQLVAASWISGLLGNSIILYVLSRLVFCGPNKIDHFFCDLIPVIKLSCSDTHLMELMVFLLSSIFSLPPLLLTLSSYLCILSTILRIPSTTGRLKAFSTCSSHLTVVTLFYGTIIIVYLLPKNNALRDLNKVFSLFYTVLTPMANPFIYTLRNKEVNNALSKGVRKIRAFMRENIGT; translated from the coding sequence atgtcttatgatcggtatttagcaaTATGCAGACCACTGTATTATGCAGCCCTCATGAATCGCCAGTTCTGCCTCCAGCTAGTGGCTGCATCTTGGATAAGTGGCTTGCTAGGTAATTCCATTATATTATATGTGTTGTCACGGTTAGTTTTCTGTGGTCCCAACAAgattgaccatttcttttgtgatctAATTCCAGTTATtaaactctcctgcagtgacactcACCTCATGGAACTTATGGTTTTCCTACTCTCTTCCATATTCTCTCTGCCACCATTACTACTCACCTTGTCATCTTACTTATGTATCCTTTCCACCATCCTGCGAATCCCGTCCACCACTGGGAGGCTGAAGGCCTTTTCCACTtgctcctctcacctcactgTGGTCACATTGTTCTACGGAACCATAATCATTGTTTATCTGTTACCAAAAAACAATGCACTGAGAGACCTGAACAAAGTGTTTTCTCTTTTCTACACTGTCTTGACCCCCATGGCCAATCCTTTCATATATACCCTGAGAAATAAAGAAGTTAATAATGCACTCAGTAAAGGTGTCAGAAAAATTAGGGCTTTCATGAGAGAAAACATAGGCACATAA